In Chitinispirillales bacterium ANBcel5, a single genomic region encodes these proteins:
- a CDS encoding diphosphate--fructose-6-phosphate 1-phosphotransferase has protein sequence MSKSISPLQSARAAYKPKLPKVLAEHGSAVNASVGDPTESVGDQAEVKELFPNTYGLPVVNFDAPAQGKIGALKVGVILSGGQAPGGHNVIAGLYDGLNKIDSGSELFGFLGGPSGLIDNEYVKFDDELIGRFRNTGGFDIIGSGRTKLETEEQFDKVIENCKTLGITALVVIGGDDSNTNACMLAEYCLKKESGIQVIGCPKTIDGDLKNEWIEASFGFDTATKVYSELIGNIQRDANSAKKYWHFIKLMGRSASHIALECALKTHPNVTIISEEVAEKKKTLREIVTEIATIVKKRADAGKNFGIALIPEGLIEFVPEMKKLISELNDLLAENATYFDSLLDDDKFQFVNSKLGADTSHVFSSLPQSIQYQLLADRDPHGNVQVSRIETEKLLIDMVSDLLREWKVKGNFSGKFNALNHFFGYEGRCAAPSNFDADYCYSLGYTASALIGAGKTGYLSSVRNLTEPADQWIAGGIPLTMMMNLERRHGKDKPVIKKALVELHGKPFHEYAYNREAWALEDDYIYPGPIQYFGPSEVCDITTDTIQLEKK, from the coding sequence ATGTCCAAATCAATTTCTCCGCTTCAGAGCGCACGTGCAGCGTATAAGCCAAAATTGCCCAAGGTGTTGGCAGAGCATGGAAGTGCAGTGAACGCGTCAGTTGGTGATCCAACCGAGTCTGTTGGTGATCAGGCTGAAGTTAAGGAGCTTTTTCCCAATACTTACGGGCTTCCGGTGGTGAATTTTGATGCTCCTGCTCAGGGGAAGATTGGTGCTTTGAAAGTTGGGGTGATTCTTTCTGGTGGGCAGGCTCCCGGTGGTCACAATGTTATAGCAGGCCTTTATGATGGGCTCAATAAAATAGACAGCGGCAGCGAGTTATTTGGTTTTCTTGGTGGTCCTAGCGGTCTAATTGATAATGAGTATGTAAAATTTGATGACGAATTGATTGGTCGTTTCAGAAATACCGGTGGTTTTGATATTATTGGTTCGGGAAGAACTAAGCTTGAAACTGAAGAGCAGTTTGATAAGGTAATTGAAAACTGTAAAACACTTGGTATTACTGCTTTGGTTGTGATTGGTGGTGATGATTCCAACACAAACGCCTGTATGCTTGCGGAGTACTGTTTGAAAAAAGAGAGCGGGATTCAGGTTATTGGGTGTCCTAAAACAATTGACGGTGATCTTAAGAATGAATGGATTGAAGCTTCATTTGGGTTTGATACTGCGACAAAAGTGTACTCTGAGCTTATCGGAAATATTCAGCGCGACGCAAACTCTGCCAAAAAGTATTGGCATTTCATTAAGTTGATGGGTAGGAGCGCTTCTCATATTGCTCTTGAGTGTGCGCTTAAAACACATCCTAACGTTACAATTATCAGTGAAGAAGTAGCGGAGAAGAAGAAAACACTGCGTGAAATCGTTACCGAAATTGCTACCATTGTTAAAAAGCGTGCTGACGCGGGTAAGAATTTTGGTATAGCGTTAATACCAGAAGGATTAATAGAGTTTGTACCAGAGATGAAAAAGCTTATTAGTGAACTCAATGATCTTCTTGCTGAGAATGCTACTTATTTTGACAGCTTGCTTGATGATGATAAGTTTCAGTTTGTGAACAGTAAGCTTGGTGCAGATACATCACATGTATTTTCAAGTCTTCCCCAATCTATCCAGTATCAGCTTCTTGCAGACCGTGATCCTCACGGCAACGTACAGGTGTCACGCATCGAGACAGAAAAGCTTCTTATCGATATGGTTAGTGATCTGCTTCGTGAGTGGAAAGTAAAGGGAAATTTCAGCGGCAAGTTCAACGCTCTTAACCACTTCTTTGGCTATGAAGGACGCTGCGCAGCACCTTCCAACTTTGATGCTGATTACTGCTACAGTCTTGGCTATACCGCGTCAGCTTTGATTGGTGCGGGAAAAACCGGTTATCTCTCTTCTGTTCGCAATCTTACAGAGCCTGCAGATCAGTGGATCGCCGGAGGTATTCCTCTTACAATGATGATGAATCTTGAGCGTCGCCATGGTAAGGACAAACCGGTTATCAAAAAGGCATTGGTTGAGTTACATGGAAAGCCATTCCATGAATATGCTTATAACCGTGAAGCATGGGCTCTTGAGGATGACTATATCTATCCGGGACCGATTCAGTATTTCGGTCCCTCGGAAGTGTGCGATATTACTACCGACACTATTCAGTTAGAAAAAAAATAG
- a CDS encoding TIGR02147 family protein — MKPDIIHYLDYRSYLNDLVTWLKKKSPELSMRKIAEIAGASSPNWVQQVVSRRIKAKPEALRRISQFSNLSHTDTERFVLLAAFDHAKNLNEKDLLLRKILRDRRRAKYYTLENHQYQFFSSWFIPVVRELCTHPQFDGTEEWIASKIQPPVRKNSVKKALQILSDLNLIRKEKNSKRWEKTTNSVTTPSEIASVAIKRYHKKVMKLGEEALETIPRDQRDFRSITLGLSEKRYKEIKKRIEEFWYELLEYAANDNNTERVFQYNTQLFPISTLTKENSSDYN; from the coding sequence ATGAAACCAGATATAATCCACTACCTTGATTATCGCAGCTATCTTAATGATTTGGTGACATGGCTTAAGAAAAAAAGTCCTGAACTTTCTATGCGCAAAATAGCAGAAATAGCTGGTGCAAGTTCACCAAACTGGGTTCAACAAGTAGTTTCAAGAAGAATAAAAGCTAAACCAGAAGCGCTTAGGCGAATTTCACAATTTTCTAATTTGAGTCATACCGACACCGAAAGATTTGTGCTTCTGGCAGCCTTTGACCACGCCAAGAACCTGAATGAAAAGGATTTGCTGCTGCGAAAGATACTCCGTGATAGACGAAGAGCGAAATATTACACCTTGGAAAACCACCAATATCAGTTTTTTTCAAGCTGGTTCATACCTGTGGTGAGGGAGCTTTGCACTCATCCCCAATTTGATGGAACTGAGGAGTGGATTGCCTCAAAAATTCAGCCACCAGTAAGAAAGAATAGTGTCAAAAAAGCACTTCAGATCCTTTCCGACCTTAACCTTATTAGAAAAGAAAAGAACTCTAAACGTTGGGAAAAAACCACTAATTCCGTTACCACACCATCAGAGATAGCTTCCGTAGCAATAAAGCGCTATCACAAAAAGGTAATGAAACTTGGAGAGGAAGCACTTGAGACAATTCCTCGTGACCAGAGGGACTTTCGCTCAATTACACTTGGTCTTTCTGAAAAGAGGTATAAAGAGATAAAGAAACGTATAGAAGAGTTCTGGTATGAACTTCTGGAATATGCTGCAAATGACAACAACACAGAGCGGGTATTTCAATATAACACGCAACTCTTTCCGATTTCCACTTTAACTAAAGAAAACTCTTCAGATTACAATTAA
- a CDS encoding HAD hydrolase-like protein, protein MRQFDHLIWDWNGTIVDDSRLCLTILNEQLTFRGRKELSLDYYRENFCFPLSKFYQDLGLAACTDEFSECNKIFHKEYNKRRINCKIHDGVLTVLDKFITNGGAHSVLSAYAESYLKEMVGQLKLSEYFAHIIGLQNIDGASKVDPGHQLMERLGLKPSRVAFIGDSVHDYEVASAIGVQCFLIAKGHQSRKQLESCKAVVLDSHQELLSYI, encoded by the coding sequence ATGAGACAATTTGATCACCTAATATGGGATTGGAATGGAACGATTGTAGATGATAGCCGGTTGTGTCTCACCATTCTTAATGAACAGCTAACCTTTAGGGGAAGAAAAGAATTAAGCCTTGATTATTACCGGGAAAATTTCTGTTTCCCTCTTAGTAAGTTTTACCAGGATCTTGGCCTTGCTGCCTGCACCGATGAATTCAGTGAATGTAACAAGATTTTTCATAAGGAATACAACAAGCGGCGCATAAACTGCAAAATCCATGATGGTGTGCTTACTGTTCTGGATAAATTTATTACCAATGGAGGTGCACACTCAGTTCTTAGCGCCTATGCTGAATCGTACCTTAAAGAGATGGTTGGTCAGCTGAAATTATCAGAGTATTTTGCTCATATTATTGGGCTCCAAAACATAGATGGGGCTTCGAAAGTAGATCCAGGTCACCAGTTGATGGAGCGGCTTGGGTTAAAACCTTCCAGGGTAGCTTTTATTGGAGACAGTGTCCACGATTATGAGGTAGCCAGTGCTATTGGGGTGCAATGTTTTCTGATAGCGAAGGGGCACCAAAGCAGAAAACAGCTTGAAAGCTGTAAGGCGGTGGTACTTGATTCTCACCAGGAGCTCCTTTCCTATATCTGA
- a CDS encoding cupin domain-containing protein — translation MAELIKKSFESPEKIEEYPGLKSELVNIGGIEVYRMTFKPGWSWVESIGSQSCDSEHIIWVVLSGRFAVRMNDGTTQEFKSGDIATIPPGHTSWVIGEESVVALDIEKEGIDKTLLASLLED, via the coding sequence ATGGCAGAACTAATTAAAAAGAGTTTTGAAAGCCCCGAGAAAATTGAGGAATATCCCGGCCTTAAGTCTGAGCTGGTTAATATCGGTGGTATTGAGGTATACAGAATGACCTTCAAGCCCGGGTGGAGTTGGGTTGAGTCGATTGGTTCTCAGAGCTGTGACTCTGAGCACATTATCTGGGTGGTGCTTTCCGGGCGCTTTGCAGTAAGAATGAATGATGGAACAACACAGGAATTCAAATCAGGTGATATTGCTACCATACCTCCGGGGCATACTTCCTGGGTTATCGGGGAGGAATCCGTGGTGGCATTGGATATCGAAAAAGAGGGGATCGATAAAACCCTTTTAGCTTCTCTGCTTGAGGATTAA
- a CDS encoding carboxypeptidase-like regulatory domain-containing protein, with amino-acid sequence MKILIALSLITFTLLSTIVNSEESNLTQDGTYTVSGTVTDIESGEPIAGARVIIRRGQRATESGGGMNISWKNVTWVNTDSGGAYEIDGLEISADENDIYGALFSHDYYNSTGSPNFLLLRDTTINLKMTPVSHGGVYVSVQNHDGKPMEGITVVAEQQMSSADAYFGVTYSLGMWHGDQMVSEVYSVNVYSENIKVKSVICTITTTETDTLHFELEESDGPWKALKVSVTDEGGEVIELHEDAYVALRFGSRGVDRTVMVSRELTYGVFTIPFIPSEYDIGRVEIKCEIWRADDIDIELESDTTQVHFDMRLRPTSPTSTSRQFTKHNSRINTVLTLDGLKVSGIESHNTKVELFSINGRKLFSTWINHSDVTIPLPSEIASGILMLRISMDGEVINQMLPYTVR; translated from the coding sequence ATGAAAATACTCATTGCATTAAGCCTCATTACTTTCACTTTGTTATCAACCATTGTAAACAGTGAAGAATCAAACCTGACTCAGGATGGTACCTATACAGTCTCCGGAACTGTCACCGACATAGAAAGCGGAGAACCGATCGCGGGGGCACGGGTAATTATTCGAAGAGGGCAGAGAGCAACAGAAAGTGGCGGGGGTATGAACATATCATGGAAAAATGTAACATGGGTGAATACCGATAGCGGTGGTGCTTATGAGATTGATGGGCTGGAAATTTCTGCTGATGAAAATGATATCTACGGTGCCTTATTCAGTCATGATTATTATAACAGCACAGGTTCACCAAACTTTCTGCTTCTAAGAGACACAACGATTAATTTGAAAATGACTCCCGTGAGTCATGGTGGAGTATATGTTTCAGTACAAAATCATGATGGTAAACCGATGGAAGGAATCACGGTAGTTGCCGAGCAGCAGATGAGTTCTGCCGATGCCTATTTTGGAGTAACTTATTCTTTGGGTATGTGGCATGGTGATCAAATGGTTTCAGAAGTATACAGTGTGAATGTATATAGCGAAAACATTAAAGTTAAAAGTGTAATTTGTACCATTACCACAACTGAAACTGATACACTTCATTTCGAGCTTGAAGAAAGTGATGGTCCCTGGAAAGCCCTGAAAGTAAGCGTAACCGATGAGGGTGGAGAGGTCATTGAGCTTCATGAAGATGCCTATGTTGCACTTAGGTTTGGTAGCAGAGGTGTTGATAGAACTGTTATGGTTTCAAGGGAACTTACCTATGGAGTGTTTACAATTCCTTTTATACCAAGTGAATACGATATCGGTCGTGTAGAGATAAAATGTGAAATATGGAGAGCTGATGATATAGATATTGAGCTTGAGAGTGACACCACTCAAGTACATTTCGACATGAGACTGCGACCGACCTCACCCACTTCTACTTCAAGACAATTCACAAAACACAATAGCAGAATAAATACAGTTCTAACCCTTGATGGATTGAAAGTATCAGGAATAGAAAGCCATAACACCAAAGTTGAATTATTTTCTATAAATGGACGTAAATTATTCTCCACTTGGATTAACCATAGTGATGTAACTATTCCCTTGCCCTCTGAAATTGCCAGCGGGATCCTTATGCTAAGGATATCTATGGACGGAGAAGTTATTAACCAAATGTTACCTTATACTGTTAGATAA